From the genome of Triticum aestivum cultivar Chinese Spring chromosome 1A, IWGSC CS RefSeq v2.1, whole genome shotgun sequence:
CACCGTCTCGCCACGTGAGAGGAGAAGCCCGCAGCGCCGGTGCTTGAGCGGATCGGGAAAGGATGGCCGGCGGCGCGGacgcggacggggagcgccggaTCGGGGTGGCCATGGACTACTCGGCCAGCAGCAAGCGCGCGCTGGAGTGGGCCGTCCGCAACCTGCTCCGCCGGGGCGACACCGTCGTCGTCCTCCACGTCCAGCGCCACGGCGGGGAGGACGCCAAGCACGCCGTCTGGGCCAAGTCCGGATCCCGTAAGCACCCGGCGCGCTCGATTCGGTCTCTCTTTGCTTCGATCTCAAGCTAGCTAACGCGGGCTCGGTCGCCTCCCCCGCAGCGCTGATCCCTCTGTCGGAGTACCGGGAGCCGGAGGTGATGAAGAACTACGGCGTGACCTGCGACGCCGAGGTGCTCGACATGCTCGACACCGCCGCGCGCCAGCTCGAGGTACCTTACTTTTTTGTACATGCGCGGGAGGTGTTCCGATCGATCCTCTGATTTGATCGATCGAGCATGGAGGAAGAAGAACGGACTGACTGCTTAATGTTGGTCTGATGATCAGCTGAAGGTGGTGGCGAAGGTGTACTGGGGCGACGCCAGGGAGAAGCTCTGCGACGCGGTGGAGGAGCAGAGGATCGACACCATCGTCATGGGCAGCCGCGGCCTCGGCACCATCCAGAGGTACCATACTACCCCGTCAAAATGTTGCTCCGGACATGTGCGATTCTTGGTCATAGTTTCCCAGAGCACGAAATCGCCGGTTGCTGCCTGCATAAAGTAGTACGGTATTCTTGTTCAGATAGGCAATCCTCACGTCGCTGGGGTTAATATAGTACTACTATCAGACATTGCTTGATTCGATTCGATGCATACGAAGCCAAATGTCCGTGAAGCAACACTTCAAGTTAATTGTACTGGTAGTACCTTGGTCGCTTGGCTCGATTGGCTGCATCATTCCGCGTTTCAGGGCGCACAATGACTTAAATCACAGTATTCATTTCAATTAGAACACGGTTCACAGCTAAATGGGCAGTTAAGAACATGGACCATCAAGGCGTTCCCTTGCATTTGTTAACTTGCACGAGGCATGATCGCCGATTGTCTGTTGTCTAGAAAAATTGATCGGCTACCTGGGTGGCATCTGCATCGTGCTTGCCAGATTATTTGTGTGGTCAACTGAAACGGCGAGTGGTATTAAAATGCTCCTGTAACAGTTTAAGCATTAGAATTGTGTAGATAGAGTTGGTCGGCAACTACAGTGTTTGTGCTATTCGAGATCTACCATAAATAAGTGTTCATCAGAGTAGAATGTGATTTATTTTTTTAATAGTTCTGGATCGATGACTTCGGTTGCATATCTTGTCAAACTTGTTTAGAGTTATCTTGATGAGTGTCCACGTCGCAATATTATGACCATCTCTAAATGAGTCTAAATATAGATTAATATAACCGTCAATTTTAAGACTGAGCAAAATGTCAATGCATTTCACACCTATTGATTCACCAGGCTCGGTCAGTCGTGCTGATCCTTGGGCATAACTCCTAATGTCAAGGACAACAGTGGTCAAATTATGTATTTATTGATAACCGTAGGCTTGGCTTTGGTTTATGTTATTAACAGATTTAGCTTATTCACATTCCACTGACGCCCTTTTCTTGCCCGGCCGTGCTGCAGGATTCTTCTGGGAAGCGTGACCAACTACGTGCTGTCGAACGCGTCGTGCCCTGTGACAGTCGTCAAGGGAGACCGTTAGGTTTGCCATCGGTGTGCATCAGGATGCG
Proteins encoded in this window:
- the LOC123058581 gene encoding universal stress protein PHOS32 gives rise to the protein MAGGADADGERRIGVAMDYSASSKRALEWAVRNLLRRGDTVVVLHVQRHGGEDAKHAVWAKSGSPLIPLSEYREPEVMKNYGVTCDAEVLDMLDTAARQLELKVVAKVYWGDAREKLCDAVEEQRIDTIVMGSRGLGTIQRILLGSVTNYVLSNASCPVTVVKGDR